In the Chroococcidiopsis sp. SAG 2025 genome, one interval contains:
- a CDS encoding iron-containing alcohol dehydrogenase family protein yields the protein MLCLSVAPAQVIRAPQALETAGSAIARLGHRPLIVGGDRSLVAVQSRLKPVLEAQKLKFTQASYGRDCSKASLAALKQAVAAHKADLIIGVGGGKALDAAKLLAYQCELPIVTIPTSAATCAAWTALSNVYSEDGAFLYDVSLPNCPNLLILDYDLVQTAPRHTLVAGIGDAIAKWYEASVSSGHSEQTLIIAAVQQARVLRDILFQKSATALQAPGSEVWREVVDATVLLAGVIGGLGGAQCRTVAAHAVHNGLTHLPIHSSIHGEKVSYGILVQLRLEEMVQGNQLAATARQQLLKFYTEIGLPQTLADLGLENITITQLKQAAEIALNPKSDIHRLPFKVVTEQLMAAMVSTTAPANSNILNPITTNLVNEEVAQ from the coding sequence ATGCTTTGTCTGTCCGTAGCTCCAGCACAGGTAATCCGCGCCCCGCAAGCTTTAGAAACAGCCGGAAGCGCGATCGCGCGTTTAGGTCATCGTCCCTTAATTGTAGGTGGCGATCGCTCTCTTGTTGCCGTCCAATCTCGCTTAAAGCCTGTATTGGAAGCGCAAAAATTGAAATTTACCCAAGCAAGCTACGGTAGAGATTGCAGCAAGGCGAGTTTGGCAGCGTTAAAACAAGCGGTAGCAGCACACAAAGCCGATCTGATTATTGGTGTTGGTGGTGGTAAAGCCTTAGATGCGGCGAAATTATTAGCTTATCAGTGCGAGTTGCCTATCGTCACGATTCCGACTTCGGCGGCTACCTGTGCGGCTTGGACGGCTCTTTCTAACGTCTATTCGGAAGACGGAGCATTTTTGTATGATGTCAGCCTGCCCAATTGCCCTAACTTACTCATCCTAGATTACGATTTGGTGCAAACTGCTCCCAGACATACCTTAGTTGCAGGAATTGGAGATGCGATCGCCAAGTGGTACGAAGCCTCTGTGAGTAGCGGACACTCAGAGCAAACTTTAATTATTGCTGCCGTGCAACAAGCTAGGGTACTGCGCGATATTTTATTTCAAAAATCCGCCACTGCTTTACAAGCACCAGGTAGCGAAGTTTGGCGGGAAGTTGTCGATGCTACAGTTTTACTCGCAGGAGTCATTGGTGGCTTAGGGGGCGCTCAATGCCGTACTGTAGCTGCTCACGCCGTCCACAATGGCTTAACTCACCTGCCGATTCACAGCAGCATCCACGGCGAAAAAGTTAGTTACGGCATTTTAGTCCAGTTGCGGCTAGAAGAAATGGTGCAGGGCAATCAACTGGCAGCTACCGCACGACAACAGCTACTCAAGTTTTATACCGAAATCGGACTACCTCAAACTCTTGCAGACTTGGGACTGGAAAATATTACGATTACCCAACTCAAACAAGCGGCAGAAATAGCTTTAAATCCTAAATCTGACATTCATCGGCTACCCTTTAAAGTTGTTACAGAACAATTGATGGCGGCGATGGTTTCTACCACAGCTCCGGCTAACAGCAATATCCTCAACCCCATCACTACAAATCTCGTCAACGAAGAGGTAGCTCAATGA
- a CDS encoding tyrosinase family protein — protein MSYELSRRQVLKLAGFLSAGTAAVGSVPIVSRFFADRANAQTGTIYIRENIYTFIQSPQKVAALRRGIQVMKSRPDTNPTSWIYQANMHGIPSGETRRLTAWRTCQHGTFYFFPWHRMYLYYFERILRQASGDPTLALPYWNYSDSVEQRVLPEPFRIPADSTNPLYSDRGSSINVNQGDPLPEADVRYADAFQRTNFFHTSDGGRSFGGRRVTEANANTHRANGYGDLERRPHNGIHSRIGGLMGSVPTAARDPIFWLHHANIDRLWERWLRLGGGRANATTNSDWMNDTFIFFDENGTQVQLRGRDVLDTAGQLNYLYDDPLSRRNRSVAPSSQSTDTSTQQTDTSTQQQIAMSANDRQLTIVLSDTPLTLSAPAQDLVRTRALTAESALTLNITGVEYNPDNPIPYDIYINLPEGVAPDPYGPYYAGILSLFSLPQKGTFRLDITSTVRQLQRRSLMTGDFISVTFVPPYRQIQQERSTQDRQAQLQGAVRFSGVTLTRE, from the coding sequence ATGAGTTATGAGCTTTCCCGTCGTCAAGTTTTAAAACTAGCTGGATTCTTATCTGCTGGAACTGCTGCTGTCGGAAGCGTTCCCATCGTTAGTCGGTTTTTCGCCGATCGCGCTAACGCGCAGACTGGTACGATCTACATTCGCGAAAATATATATACATTTATCCAGTCGCCACAGAAAGTTGCGGCTCTCAGGAGAGGTATTCAGGTGATGAAATCTCGCCCTGATACTAACCCGACTAGTTGGATTTACCAAGCTAATATGCATGGCATTCCCAGCGGTGAGACACGCAGATTAACAGCATGGAGGACATGCCAGCATGGAACCTTCTATTTCTTTCCCTGGCATCGCATGTACTTATATTATTTCGAGCGTATTCTCAGGCAAGCATCCGGCGATCCTACATTGGCGCTCCCGTACTGGAACTATTCAGATTCCGTCGAACAGCGCGTTCTACCCGAACCGTTCCGCATCCCCGCCGATTCCACGAACCCCCTCTATAGCGATCGCGGCAGCAGCATTAATGTCAACCAGGGCGATCCATTACCAGAAGCCGATGTCAGATATGCGGATGCTTTTCAACGGACAAACTTTTTCCATACATCCGATGGCGGGCGCAGCTTTGGCGGACGCAGGGTAACTGAGGCAAATGCAAATACTCACCGTGCTAATGGTTATGGGGACTTAGAACGAAGACCGCATAACGGCATCCATTCACGTATAGGCGGCTTAATGGGCAGCGTACCTACTGCTGCCCGCGATCCGATTTTTTGGTTGCATCATGCGAATATCGATCGCCTGTGGGAGCGCTGGTTGCGTCTGGGAGGGGGACGAGCAAATGCGACAACCAACAGCGATTGGATGAACGATACCTTTATTTTCTTTGATGAAAACGGTACTCAGGTACAGTTGCGCGGTAGAGATGTTCTCGATACCGCGGGTCAACTAAACTATTTGTATGACGATCCTTTATCAAGGAGAAACAGATCTGTAGCGCCATCGTCGCAGAGTACAGATACAAGTACTCAACAAACAGATACAAGCACTCAGCAACAAATAGCTATGTCGGCTAACGATCGGCAATTAACGATTGTCCTCAGTGATACTCCCCTCACTCTGTCTGCTCCAGCGCAAGATCTGGTGAGGACGAGAGCATTAACGGCAGAATCTGCACTAACTCTCAACATTACAGGAGTCGAGTACAACCCAGATAATCCTATTCCCTACGACATTTACATCAATTTACCTGAAGGAGTCGCTCCAGACCCTTACGGACCCTACTATGCTGGGATTCTGTCACTATTTTCTTTGCCCCAAAAAGGCACTTTCCGCCTTGATATTACTTCTACGGTGAGGCAGCTACAGAGACGTAGTCTCATGACGGGAGATTTTATCTCTGTTACCTTTGTGCCACCTTATAGACAGATACAGCAGGAGCGCTCTACCCAGGATCGCCAAGCTCAATTACAAGGGGCAGTCCGCTTTAGTGGAGTGACTCTGACGAGAGAGTAA
- a CDS encoding NINE protein, which translates to MNKTSSSYILWLGCLLQVYGLHRFYNGKIATGLLWLFTFGLFGVGQLIDLFLIPDMVDDYNAKLRAKMGLSTAGVPLSDPVVATQTIQVNPKEQLMVKLLKAAAAHGGKLSVTQGVMDTGASFAQVEATLKEMVKSGYVAVDNHPTTGVVVYKFMELPS; encoded by the coding sequence ATGAATAAAACTAGTAGTTCTTATATTCTGTGGTTGGGTTGTTTGCTTCAAGTTTACGGGTTGCATCGCTTCTATAACGGCAAAATAGCCACGGGTTTGCTGTGGCTGTTTACCTTCGGCTTATTTGGTGTCGGGCAATTGATCGATTTATTTCTAATTCCCGATATGGTAGATGATTACAATGCTAAGCTAAGAGCCAAAATGGGCTTATCTACTGCTGGCGTACCGCTATCAGACCCGGTAGTTGCTACGCAGACAATCCAAGTAAATCCTAAAGAGCAATTAATGGTTAAATTGCTCAAAGCTGCGGCGGCGCATGGGGGTAAGCTTTCCGTCACGCAAGGCGTGATGGATACTGGTGCTAGTTTTGCTCAGGTAGAAGCAACTTTAAAAGAAATGGTCAAATCTGGTTATGTAGCAGTTGACAACCATCCTACAACTGGAGTGGTTGTTTATAAATTTATGGAATTGCCATCGTAG
- a CDS encoding Dps family protein, whose translation MAKIAQEVVQKSGVNVEELVQKLVRAASAEFTTYYYYTILRVNAIGFEGEELKEIIEDAKLEDRNHFEALVPRIYELGGQLPRDIRDFSNEAACPDAYLPEWNRGNGKSTPRVGFTNGGSEESKEAVSEVQQAMQQGDIRPMLQVLVEAERCAIRVYTEICNMTFGKDHRTYELSLAILNEEIEHEAWFSEFLGEGPSGHIRRGAPGESPYTSRFLVAPSNGHKL comes from the coding sequence ATGGCTAAGATTGCCCAGGAAGTCGTTCAGAAGTCTGGTGTGAATGTAGAAGAGTTGGTACAGAAGCTCGTCCGTGCCGCGTCTGCTGAATTTACAACTTACTACTACTACACAATTCTGCGGGTTAATGCCATTGGTTTTGAAGGTGAAGAACTCAAAGAAATCATCGAAGATGCAAAATTAGAAGACCGCAATCACTTTGAGGCTTTAGTACCGCGAATCTATGAATTAGGCGGACAGTTACCAAGGGATATTCGAGACTTTTCTAACGAAGCTGCTTGTCCCGATGCTTACTTGCCCGAATGGAACCGTGGTAATGGCAAATCTACGCCACGAGTTGGCTTTACCAACGGCGGTAGTGAGGAGTCAAAAGAAGCAGTCTCAGAAGTGCAGCAGGCAATGCAACAAGGTGATATTAGACCAATGCTTCAGGTTTTGGTAGAGGCAGAACGGTGTGCGATTCGCGTTTACACTGAGATTTGCAACATGACCTTTGGGAAAGACCACCGCACCTATGAGCTGTCCTTGGCTATTCTTAACGAGGAAATCGAACACGAAGCTTGGTTCTCCGAGTTTTTAGGTGAAGGTCCTTCCGGTCACATCCGTAGAGGCGCACCAGGAGAATCGCCCTACACTTCGCGCTTTTTAGTCGCACCATCCAACGGTCACAAACTGTAG
- a CDS encoding DUF2996 domain-containing protein, whose product MAEENQNPAQAPAGETAGENAPPSTVDKQAPDVVAENLKTTSDPEASEIPTANAPVPEENLVANTDEAKEKGTATAEAPNETDQQAKAADKPGSKKPDASPKADKPAAAKAAGDKPAAKAKKEKGPTVEDKPFTEFIQQDYIPAIEKALKAQGVVDVDLTFGKQKIPVVSYEQQECWQIVGKWQNVSRQFNLYFPDEDIQGKKYFSCNEGSRPSTIEHFLGDERKMTLDLLMWGIIQRLNGQKWLSLN is encoded by the coding sequence ATGGCAGAAGAAAATCAGAATCCAGCACAGGCTCCAGCAGGAGAAACGGCAGGCGAAAACGCGCCACCCAGCACTGTAGACAAACAAGCTCCTGATGTCGTTGCAGAAAATCTTAAAACGACTTCTGACCCAGAAGCTTCAGAGATTCCTACTGCCAACGCACCAGTTCCAGAAGAGAATCTAGTGGCGAATACGGACGAGGCAAAGGAAAAAGGTACGGCGACAGCAGAAGCTCCAAATGAAACTGACCAGCAAGCAAAAGCAGCTGACAAGCCAGGTTCCAAAAAACCCGACGCATCACCCAAAGCCGATAAGCCAGCCGCAGCTAAAGCAGCAGGTGATAAACCCGCCGCCAAAGCTAAGAAAGAAAAGGGTCCGACAGTCGAAGATAAACCATTTACTGAATTCATTCAACAAGACTACATCCCAGCTATCGAGAAGGCTTTAAAGGCTCAAGGAGTAGTGGATGTGGACTTAACTTTCGGCAAGCAAAAAATTCCTGTTGTGAGCTACGAACAACAAGAGTGCTGGCAAATCGTTGGTAAGTGGCAAAATGTCTCGCGACAATTCAACCTTTATTTCCCTGACGAAGATATTCAAGGCAAGAAATATTTCTCTTGCAATGAAGGCTCTCGACCCAGTACAATCGAGCATTTTCTGGGTGACGAACGCAAAATGACACTCGACCTATTAATGTGGGGAATCATCCAACGGTTGAACGGTCAAAAGTGGCTGTCACTGAATTAA
- the acsF gene encoding magnesium-protoporphyrin IX monomethyl ester (oxidative) cyclase: MVDSLKKPSFEEIRPGVKAPAKETILTPRFYTTDFDEMARMDISVNEDELKAILEEFRTDYNRHHFVRDEEFDQSWDRIDGETRQLFVEFLERSCTAEFSGFLLYKELSRRLKGKNPVLAECFALMSRDEARHAGFLNKAMSDFDLSLDLGFLTKNHTYTFFKPKFIFYATYLSEKIGYWRYITIYRHLQAHPEDRIYPIFRFFENWCQDENRHGDFFDAIMRAQPQMLNDWKARLWCRFFLLSVFATMYLNDIQRSKFYASIGLNARDYDVYVIEKTNETAGRVFPVMLDVENPEFYQRLDVCVKNNEKLTAIASSNTPKFLQFFQKLPFYVSNGWQLLRLYLMKPIDVAPSHGMVR, from the coding sequence ATGGTAGATTCCCTAAAAAAACCGAGCTTTGAAGAAATACGTCCTGGGGTAAAAGCTCCAGCCAAGGAAACCATACTTACGCCTCGGTTTTATACAACAGACTTCGATGAAATGGCGCGGATGGATATTTCCGTCAACGAAGATGAGTTGAAAGCAATACTCGAAGAGTTTCGTACTGATTACAATCGCCATCACTTTGTCCGAGATGAAGAATTTGACCAGTCTTGGGATCGCATTGATGGGGAAACTCGCCAATTATTTGTTGAGTTTTTAGAGCGTTCTTGTACGGCAGAGTTTTCTGGTTTCTTGCTGTACAAAGAACTCAGCCGCCGCTTGAAGGGGAAAAACCCCGTATTGGCAGAGTGTTTCGCCCTCATGTCGCGGGATGAAGCCCGTCACGCAGGTTTTCTAAATAAGGCGATGTCCGATTTTGACTTGTCGCTCGATCTAGGATTCTTAACCAAGAACCACACATATACTTTCTTCAAACCGAAGTTTATCTTCTACGCCACTTATCTATCGGAAAAAATCGGTTACTGGCGCTACATCACGATTTACCGTCATCTCCAGGCGCATCCTGAAGATCGGATTTATCCAATTTTCCGCTTCTTTGAAAACTGGTGTCAGGACGAAAACCGTCACGGAGATTTCTTTGATGCCATTATGCGGGCGCAACCGCAAATGTTAAATGACTGGAAAGCGCGGTTATGGTGTCGCTTCTTCCTGCTGTCAGTGTTTGCCACTATGTATCTTAACGATATTCAGCGGTCTAAGTTTTATGCTTCTATCGGCTTGAATGCACGGGATTACGATGTCTACGTGATTGAGAAGACGAACGAAACCGCAGGACGGGTATTTCCGGTGATGCTGGATGTAGAAAATCCAGAGTTTTACCAACGCTTAGATGTTTGCGTGAAGAATAATGAAAAATTAACGGCGATCGCTAGCTCTAATACGCCGAAGTTTCTACAATTCTTTCAGAAATTACCGTTCTATGTTTCCAATGGTTGGCAATTATTGCGGTTGTACCTGATGAAGCCAATTGACGTTGCTCCGTCTCACGGAATGGTACGATAG
- a CDS encoding Rieske (2Fe-2S) protein, translated as MTEFIKVTKLSAVSPGTMQVVEVGDKRLLLVNLAGEIYALATQCPHQDGPLEQGTLWGDKIECPWHHYLYDVRTGANVYPRNVYPSDLTELERDLQPVRCYPSRAIGDEIFVSIEGDSQ; from the coding sequence ATGACTGAATTTATCAAAGTTACTAAACTCAGTGCTGTGTCTCCAGGCACGATGCAGGTTGTGGAAGTTGGAGATAAACGCCTGCTGTTAGTGAATTTAGCTGGAGAGATCTACGCTCTAGCCACCCAATGTCCTCATCAAGATGGACCTCTGGAGCAAGGAACGCTGTGGGGAGACAAGATCGAATGTCCTTGGCATCATTACCTCTACGATGTCAGAACTGGAGCCAATGTTTATCCCCGCAACGTTTATCCATCTGACTTGACTGAACTAGAGCGAGATTTACAGCCTGTACGCTGTTATCCAAGTCGCGCGATCGGGGATGAGATTTTTGTAAGTATAGAAGGAGACTCCCAATGA
- a CDS encoding MoaD/ThiS family protein, whose protein sequence is MAVKVLIPTALQKFTNNQATYEGSGHSVAELIESLEQGFPGIKSRLCDEQGQPRRFLNLYVNSEDIRFLDGIDTPLKEGDEVSIVPAVAGG, encoded by the coding sequence ATGGCTGTTAAAGTACTAATTCCGACTGCACTGCAAAAATTCACCAATAATCAAGCTACTTATGAGGGTAGCGGTCATAGTGTAGCTGAGCTGATTGAATCCCTCGAACAGGGTTTTCCTGGGATTAAGTCCCGTTTGTGTGACGAACAGGGACAACCGCGTCGTTTCTTGAATCTATACGTTAATAGCGAAGATATCCGCTTTTTGGATGGTATAGATACACCTTTGAAAGAAGGCGATGAAGTGAGTATCGTCCCAGCGGTAGCTGGCGGTTAA
- a CDS encoding pentapeptide repeat-containing protein: MNFGSMRSPFGWETNRENMDAAELVSRYNKGERDFREVHLSGVNLWKVNLSEADFSGADLVGVDFSEANLAGVNLSGANLTGTNLRHANLTDAKLILATLRGANLERVELIKANLSQVDLSWANLSQANLSGANLTGANLVDVKMEGLILRGANLKRAKLKSQLQDERIDLAWAIMPDGLIHG; this comes from the coding sequence ATGAATTTTGGATCGATGCGATCGCCTTTTGGCTGGGAAACAAACCGCGAGAATATGGATGCCGCAGAACTAGTGAGTCGCTACAACAAGGGAGAGCGAGATTTTCGCGAAGTGCATTTGAGCGGCGTGAACTTGTGGAAAGTTAATTTGAGCGAAGCAGATTTTAGTGGTGCAGATCTAGTAGGAGTTGACTTCAGCGAAGCAAACTTAGCTGGAGTTAACTTGAGTGGAGCAAATCTGACTGGAACAAATTTGCGTCATGCCAACTTGACCGATGCCAAATTGATTTTAGCAACGCTGCGGGGAGCCAATCTAGAACGAGTGGAGCTAATTAAGGCAAACCTATCCCAAGTAGATTTGAGTTGGGCAAATTTAAGTCAAGCTAACCTAAGTGGAGCAAATTTAACGGGAGCGAATTTAGTCGATGTCAAAATGGAGGGATTAATTTTGCGGGGAGCTAACCTAAAGCGAGCAAAACTAAAATCTCAACTGCAAGATGAGCGAATAGATTTAGCTTGGGCAATCATGCCAGATGGATTAATTCACGGTTGA
- a CDS encoding aspartate aminotransferase, which translates to MSLDWISPADRVRALPQYVFARLDELKAKAREQGIDLIDLGMGNPDGAAPQPVIDAAIAALKNPANHGYPPFEGTASFRRAITNWYHRRYGVNLDPDSEALPLLGSKEGLGHLAIAYINPGDVVLVPSPSYPVHFRGPVIAGGEIYSLILKPENDWLIDLAAIPDAVAEKAKILYFNYPSNPTAATAPREFFEDIVAFARKYEILLVHDLCYAELAFDGYQPTSLLEIPGAKDIGVEFHTMSKTYNMAGWRVGFVVGNSQIIQGLRTLKTNLDYGIFAALQTAAETALQLPDEYLHQVQERYLRRRDFLTQGLAELGWNIPKTKATMYLWIPCPSGMGSTDFALSVLQQTGVVVTPGNAFGVGGEGYVRISLILECDRLGEALRRFKQAGIRYSTESLEVIRNK; encoded by the coding sequence ATGAGCTTGGATTGGATTAGTCCGGCGGATCGCGTCCGGGCGCTACCACAGTATGTATTTGCTCGGTTAGATGAATTAAAAGCGAAAGCCAGAGAACAGGGGATAGATTTAATTGATTTGGGGATGGGAAACCCCGACGGAGCCGCACCCCAGCCCGTAATCGATGCGGCGATCGCGGCGTTGAAAAACCCCGCCAACCACGGTTATCCCCCGTTTGAAGGTACGGCAAGTTTTCGGCGAGCAATTACAAATTGGTATCATCGCCGTTATGGTGTGAATCTCGATCCTGACAGCGAAGCATTACCGCTACTCGGTTCTAAAGAAGGATTGGGACACTTAGCGATCGCCTATATTAACCCTGGCGATGTTGTATTAGTCCCCTCACCCTCCTATCCCGTCCATTTTCGCGGTCCCGTTATTGCTGGCGGAGAGATTTATAGCCTCATCCTCAAACCCGAAAATGACTGGCTGATCGATTTAGCCGCGATTCCCGATGCAGTAGCCGAAAAAGCTAAAATTCTCTATTTTAATTATCCCAGCAACCCCACCGCTGCCACAGCTCCTCGCGAATTTTTTGAAGATATTGTTGCCTTTGCCCGCAAATACGAAATTTTATTAGTGCATGACTTGTGTTATGCCGAATTAGCTTTTGATGGTTATCAACCCACCAGCTTATTAGAAATACCGGGGGCAAAAGACATCGGCGTAGAATTTCACACCATGTCCAAAACCTACAATATGGCAGGTTGGCGCGTGGGATTTGTGGTAGGAAATAGTCAAATTATTCAAGGTTTGCGGACGTTGAAAACCAATTTAGATTATGGAATTTTCGCCGCATTGCAAACAGCTGCCGAGACAGCTTTGCAACTTCCAGATGAATATTTACATCAAGTCCAAGAACGTTATTTACGTCGGCGCGATTTTCTAACTCAAGGATTAGCCGAACTCGGTTGGAACATTCCCAAAACTAAAGCCACAATGTATTTGTGGATTCCCTGTCCTTCAGGAATGGGTTCTACAGATTTTGCTTTATCCGTATTGCAGCAAACCGGGGTTGTCGTTACCCCTGGAAATGCTTTTGGTGTAGGGGGAGAAGGATACGTCAGAATTAGTTTAATTTTAGAATGCGATCGCTTAGGTGAAGCCTTACGCAGGTTTAAGCAAGCAGGTATTAGATATTCTACAGAATCACTAGAAGTAATTCGTAATAAATAA
- a CDS encoding sulfite exporter TauE/SafE family protein has product MVDFLLIMSLGFLGSFGHCVGMCGPLTVAFSLSGQQDKPKWQQQVYFHTLLNLGRIISYVLVGAAIGAIGSIAIASGQMAGIGSEVRRWLATLTGIMLILFGLAQINPQFLHLPLLHPLTHGKWHDRLSRGMVNLSFKTQWWTPAGLGLVWGLMPCGFLYAAQIKAAETGQLWQGAATMLAFGIGTLPMMLGVGVSTSFLSRDRRSQLFRLGGWITVAIGAITLLRTGDTMTDYTGHASLFCLMLALIARPISRLWAAPLQYRRVLGVGAFVLALAHTIHMMAHTLDWNVEAFAFLLPAHQISLILGFIAIVLMAPAAITSCDRAQKFLGTRWRQIHLLGIPAVILSAVHAVLIGSHYLGSVSESSQLYASLLGVATVGILLVRSRWFWSIFHIEKYYVSAKKS; this is encoded by the coding sequence ATGGTAGATTTTCTACTGATAATGTCCCTCGGCTTCTTGGGAAGTTTCGGACACTGCGTCGGGATGTGTGGACCCTTAACAGTGGCGTTCTCTCTATCAGGTCAACAAGACAAACCGAAATGGCAGCAGCAAGTATATTTTCATACTCTATTAAATTTAGGACGAATTATTAGTTACGTTCTTGTCGGTGCGGCAATTGGGGCAATTGGTTCGATCGCGATCGCCAGCGGGCAAATGGCAGGCATCGGTAGCGAAGTACGGCGCTGGCTGGCAACACTGACGGGAATCATGCTCATTTTATTTGGTCTAGCGCAAATTAACCCCCAATTTCTTCACCTTCCCTTGCTACACCCTCTGACTCATGGCAAATGGCACGATCGCCTGAGTCGGGGTATGGTCAACCTATCTTTTAAAACCCAATGGTGGACACCCGCAGGCTTGGGTTTAGTGTGGGGCTTGATGCCTTGTGGGTTTTTGTATGCCGCGCAAATTAAAGCGGCGGAAACGGGGCAATTATGGCAAGGTGCAGCCACAATGCTCGCTTTTGGAATTGGCACTCTACCGATGATGCTGGGGGTGGGAGTCTCGACATCTTTTTTAAGTCGCGATCGCCGCAGTCAATTATTTCGCTTAGGTGGCTGGATTACAGTAGCAATTGGGGCGATTACCCTACTACGAACTGGGGACACGATGACTGATTATACAGGTCATGCATCCCTATTCTGCTTAATGCTAGCTCTGATTGCCCGTCCCATCAGCCGTTTGTGGGCTGCACCCTTACAATATCGCCGCGTCTTAGGTGTAGGAGCCTTCGTACTCGCTTTGGCACATACAATCCACATGATGGCGCATACGTTGGACTGGAATGTAGAAGCATTTGCTTTCCTGTTACCCGCCCATCAAATCAGTTTAATATTGGGATTTATTGCCATTGTCTTAATGGCTCCGGCAGCCATTACGAGTTGCGATCGCGCCCAAAAATTCTTAGGCACGCGCTGGCGACAAATTCATTTATTAGGAATTCCTGCCGTAATTTTGAGTGCAGTCCATGCAGTGCTAATTGGTTCTCACTATTTAGGTAGCGTGAGTGAAAGCAGCCAGTTATATGCAAGTCTCTTGGGAGTTGCGACTGTGGGAATATTGCTGGTGCGATCGCGTTGGTTTTGGTCAATTTTCCATATAGAAAAATACTATGTTTCAGCCAAAAAATCTTAG
- a CDS encoding aldo/keto reductase produces MRYKLLGDSGLRVSELCLGTMTFGEDWGWGGSYEESRKMFDAFAAAGGNFLDTANLYTNGTSEKYVGEFVAGDRDKWVIATKYSLNTGNGEINAGGNHRKNMVQAVEASLQRLNVEYIDLLWLHAWDFTTPVEEVMRSFDDLVRMGKVLYIGVSDTPAWIISQANTLANLRGWTPFIGLQIEYSLKERTPERDLLPMARALGIGVTAWSPLGAGLLTGKYNRPAEETDEPGRLSNPNAAQISDRDLEIAAEVTKIAAEIDKAPSQVALNWIRQQPGGIIPIIGSRKLQQLEENLACLEFELNAEQMQRLNDVSAIQLGFPHDFLKSPMVQDFAFGGALAKIDRDRCF; encoded by the coding sequence ATGCGCTACAAACTATTAGGTGACAGTGGATTGCGCGTTTCCGAACTCTGCCTGGGGACGATGACTTTTGGCGAAGATTGGGGGTGGGGAGGTTCCTACGAGGAAAGCCGCAAAATGTTCGATGCCTTCGCTGCTGCGGGTGGTAACTTTCTCGATACGGCTAATCTTTATACCAACGGTACGAGTGAAAAGTATGTTGGTGAGTTTGTTGCAGGCGATCGCGATAAATGGGTGATTGCAACAAAATATAGTTTAAACACGGGTAATGGCGAGATTAATGCAGGTGGCAACCATCGCAAGAATATGGTGCAAGCAGTGGAAGCCAGTTTGCAGCGATTAAATGTGGAATATATCGATTTACTATGGTTGCACGCTTGGGACTTCACTACGCCTGTAGAAGAGGTGATGCGATCGTTTGACGATCTGGTACGCATGGGTAAGGTGCTGTATATCGGTGTTTCCGATACTCCAGCTTGGATTATCTCGCAAGCAAATACCCTAGCAAATCTGCGCGGCTGGACACCTTTTATTGGCTTGCAAATTGAATATTCTTTGAAAGAAAGGACACCCGAACGAGACTTATTACCAATGGCACGGGCGCTTGGGATTGGCGTGACAGCTTGGAGTCCCCTCGGTGCTGGTTTATTGACGGGTAAATACAATCGTCCAGCAGAGGAGACGGACGAACCAGGAAGACTAAGCAATCCAAATGCAGCCCAAATTAGCGATCGCGATCTAGAAATTGCAGCAGAGGTAACTAAAATAGCCGCAGAAATTGATAAAGCACCTTCACAAGTTGCACTCAACTGGATACGGCAGCAACCAGGCGGAATTATTCCCATTATTGGCTCTCGTAAACTGCAACAGCTTGAAGAAAATTTGGCTTGTTTGGAATTTGAATTAAATGCCGAACAAATGCAGCGCTTAAATGATGTGAGTGCAATTCAACTCGGTTTTCCTCACGATTTTCTCAAAAGTCCGATGGTTCAAGATTTTGCCTTTGGTGGAGCGTTGGCTAAGATCGATCGCGATCGCTGTTTCTAG